In Pseudomonas sp. GCEP-101, one DNA window encodes the following:
- a CDS encoding DUF3606 domain-containing protein, with the protein MDNPDIRGPADASRINLNEDYERRYWAEAFGVSEQRLREAVHAVGVSTEAVRQWLLRHPQ; encoded by the coding sequence ATGGACAACCCCGACATTCGCGGCCCCGCCGACGCGTCGCGGATCAACCTCAACGAAGACTACGAGCGGCGTTACTGGGCCGAGGCCTTCGGTGTCAGCGAGCAGCGCCTGCGCGAGGCCGTGCATGCGGTCGGCGTCTCCACCGAGGCCGTGCGCCAATGGCTGCTGCGCCACCCGCAGTAG